One region of Bosea sp. 29B genomic DNA includes:
- a CDS encoding alkaline phosphatase, translating to MQKRTWLMAAAMLASVAPATAQTIYPLNRAEILEGSRFDFKVEFPNAPASADVKVTINGKPVNEAFGREAQFVQNEEGQKHSALWLRGAQLPAGQYVIEATQGSEKATVNWTIYATPERKAKNVILFVGDGMSVAHRTAARILSKGWEQGLYGGELAIDDMPNMALISTSGTDSIVTDSANSASAYTTGHKSCVNALGIYCAKNALTLDHPKVETISEVIKRKRSGMAIGVVTNSEIEDATPASMVAHTRRRSDFNDIVKMFFDVQPDVIMGGGSPNFLPKSTPGTKRTDDLDFIAKFKEAGYALATTKTEMNAAVAGGSKKLLGLYNTSNIDGAFDLRLAKKGSILKFPDQPDVVEQTKAAIEMLKGAQDGFFLMVESARIDKYSHSLDWERAVFDTIMLDNAVKAAKDFAGDRNDTLIIVVPDHAHPISIIGTYDDDRPGQLLRDKLGTYNESLPPNYGPRDADGYPTKVDTSRRLAVAFGSYPDTCDTGRPYLDGERVPAVKGPDGKTNVANEKDCTGPLATRKQGNLPFDANSGVHAADDVLLTAMGPGAERFRGHKPNVFVFRVMAEALALGGK from the coding sequence ATGCAGAAGCGAACTTGGCTGATGGCGGCGGCGATGCTCGCCAGCGTGGCGCCGGCGACGGCGCAGACCATCTATCCGCTCAACCGCGCCGAGATCCTCGAGGGCTCGCGCTTCGATTTCAAGGTCGAGTTCCCGAACGCCCCGGCCTCGGCCGACGTCAAGGTCACGATCAACGGCAAGCCGGTGAACGAGGCCTTCGGCCGCGAGGCCCAGTTCGTCCAGAACGAGGAAGGCCAGAAGCATTCGGCGCTGTGGCTGCGCGGCGCGCAGCTGCCGGCCGGCCAGTACGTCATCGAGGCGACGCAGGGCAGCGAGAAGGCGACCGTCAACTGGACCATCTATGCGACGCCCGAACGCAAGGCCAAGAACGTCATCCTCTTCGTCGGTGACGGCATGTCGGTCGCGCATCGCACCGCTGCCCGCATCCTGTCGAAGGGCTGGGAGCAAGGCCTCTATGGCGGCGAGCTCGCCATCGACGACATGCCGAACATGGCGCTGATCTCGACCTCGGGCACCGACTCGATCGTCACCGACAGCGCCAACTCCGCCAGCGCCTACACCACCGGCCACAAGTCCTGCGTCAACGCGCTCGGCATCTACTGCGCCAAGAACGCGCTGACGCTCGACCATCCCAAGGTCGAGACCATCTCCGAGGTGATCAAGCGCAAGCGCTCGGGCATGGCGATCGGCGTCGTCACCAATTCCGAGATCGAGGATGCCACTCCGGCCTCGATGGTCGCCCATACCCGCCGCCGTTCGGACTTCAACGACATCGTCAAGATGTTCTTCGACGTGCAGCCCGACGTGATCATGGGCGGCGGCTCGCCGAACTTCCTGCCGAAGTCGACCCCGGGCACCAAGCGCACCGACGATCTCGACTTCATCGCCAAGTTCAAGGAGGCGGGCTACGCCCTCGCCACCACCAAGACCGAGATGAACGCCGCGGTCGCCGGCGGTTCCAAGAAGCTGCTCGGCCTCTACAACACCTCGAACATCGACGGCGCCTTCGACCTGCGCCTCGCCAAGAAGGGCTCGATCTTGAAATTCCCCGATCAGCCGGACGTGGTCGAGCAGACCAAGGCCGCGATCGAGATGCTGAAGGGCGCCCAGGACGGCTTCTTCCTGATGGTGGAATCGGCCCGTATCGACAAGTACAGCCACTCGCTCGACTGGGAGCGCGCGGTGTTCGACACGATCATGCTCGACAACGCCGTTAAGGCCGCCAAGGACTTCGCCGGCGATCGCAACGACACGCTGATCATCGTCGTGCCCGACCACGCCCATCCGATCTCGATCATCGGCACCTATGACGACGATCGCCCGGGGCAGTTGCTGCGCGACAAGCTCGGCACCTACAACGAGTCGCTGCCGCCGAACTACGGCCCGCGCGATGCCGACGGCTACCCGACCAAGGTCGACACCTCGCGCCGTCTCGCCGTCGCCTTCGGTAGCTATCCCGACACCTGCGACACCGGCCGGCCCTATCTCGACGGCGAGCGCGTCCCGGCCGTGAAGGGCCCGGACGGCAAGACCAACGTCGCCAACGAGAAGGACTGCACCGGTCCGCTCGCCACCCGCAAGCAGGGCAACCTGCCCTTCGATGCCAACTCCGGCGTCCATGCGGCCGACGACGTGCTGCTCACCGCCATGGGCCCGGGCGCCGAGCGCTTCCGCGGCCACAAGCCGAACGTCTTCGTCTTCCGCGTCATGGCGGAAGCGCTGGCCCTCGGCGGCAAGTGA
- the cynS gene encoding cyanase — MKREELTEKILDIKREKGWSWKHITEEIGGMSEVLVIGALLGQMKLVKPLAEKAAALFGLSETEKRMLNEVPYRGTGTPMPPTDPLIYRFYEMVMVNGPAWKALIEEEFGDGIMSAIDFNIAFEREPNPKGDRVRIAMSGKFLPYKYYGNEQGIPDYGFKEE; from the coding sequence ATGAAGCGCGAAGAGCTCACCGAGAAGATTCTCGACATCAAGCGCGAGAAGGGCTGGAGCTGGAAACATATCACCGAGGAGATCGGCGGCATGTCGGAGGTGCTGGTGATCGGCGCCCTGCTCGGCCAGATGAAGCTGGTGAAGCCGCTCGCCGAGAAGGCCGCGGCGCTGTTCGGTTTGTCGGAGACCGAGAAGCGCATGCTGAACGAGGTGCCCTATCGCGGCACCGGCACGCCGATGCCGCCGACCGACCCGCTGATCTATCGCTTCTACGAGATGGTGATGGTCAACGGACCCGCCTGGAAGGCGCTGATCGAGGAGGAGTTCGGCGACGGCATCATGTCGGCGATCGACTTCAACATCGCCTTCGAGCGCGAGCCGAATCCCAAAGGCGACCGAGTCAGGATCGCCATGTCCGGCAAGTTCCTGCCGTATAAATATTACGGCAACGAGCAGGGCATCCCGGACTATGGCTTCAAGGAGGAGTGA
- a CDS encoding FtsX-like permease family protein → MNPLPMVIADLRALRWTAAAIVTLVALAVAIGVAIGAQERALRQASARAADDFDLLIGAPGSQTQLVMSAIYLQPEALPLIDGRLLNELARDPRVAAVAPLAFGDIARGHPVIGTTLAFAGRWGRLQPSEGRLFAREGEAVLGADVTYRLGDQIEPSHAIAGHWPKRGVADAEEASHRHEGHAYVAVGRLPRLGSPFDRAILVPVESVWEVHGLGNGHAGEDAALGPPFDGQRIPGVPALVVKPRAVADAYALRARYRQGGTMAFFPAEVLVGLYRTLGDVGQVLSVASMLNAVLILAAIFLLLVAVTGLRRRRYAVLRALGAPPSYVLLVVWLGMAGLVAAGCLAGLGLGAAATLAVSGLFEAQTGLRLSFALGSAELAHVGLILLLGSLAALIPAALSYRRSITAGLRG, encoded by the coding sequence GTGAACCCGCTGCCGATGGTCATCGCCGATTTGCGGGCGCTGCGCTGGACGGCGGCGGCGATCGTGACGCTGGTCGCGCTGGCGGTGGCGATCGGTGTCGCGATCGGTGCGCAGGAACGGGCGCTGCGCCAGGCCTCGGCCCGGGCAGCCGATGATTTCGATCTGCTGATCGGCGCGCCCGGCAGCCAGACGCAGCTCGTGATGTCGGCGATCTATCTGCAGCCCGAAGCGCTGCCGCTGATCGACGGGCGCCTGCTCAACGAACTCGCCCGCGATCCACGCGTCGCTGCGGTGGCGCCGCTGGCCTTCGGCGACATCGCCCGTGGCCATCCGGTGATCGGCACCACGCTCGCCTTCGCCGGCCGCTGGGGGCGTCTGCAGCCAAGCGAAGGCCGGCTGTTCGCGCGCGAGGGCGAGGCCGTGCTTGGCGCCGACGTCACCTACAGGCTCGGCGACCAGATCGAGCCGTCGCATGCGATTGCCGGGCATTGGCCGAAGCGCGGCGTCGCGGATGCCGAAGAGGCGAGCCATCGCCATGAGGGCCATGCCTATGTCGCGGTCGGCCGCCTGCCGCGGCTGGGCTCGCCTTTCGACCGGGCGATCCTCGTGCCGGTCGAGAGCGTCTGGGAGGTGCACGGGCTCGGCAATGGTCATGCCGGCGAGGATGCCGCGCTCGGCCCGCCCTTCGACGGCCAGCGCATTCCCGGCGTGCCGGCATTGGTGGTGAAGCCGAGGGCGGTCGCCGATGCCTATGCGCTGCGGGCGCGCTACCGGCAGGGCGGCACCATGGCCTTCTTCCCGGCCGAGGTGCTGGTCGGGCTCTATCGCACGCTCGGCGATGTCGGCCAGGTCCTCAGCGTCGCCTCGATGCTCAATGCCGTGCTGATCCTGGCGGCGATCTTCCTGCTGCTTGTCGCGGTCACGGGGTTGAGGCGTCGGCGCTATGCCGTGCTGCGCGCGCTCGGAGCGCCGCCGAGTTACGTGCTGCTGGTGGTCTGGCTCGGCATGGCCGGACTGGTCGCCGCCGGTTGCCTCGCCGGCCTCGGCCTTGGTGCTGCCGCGACACTCGCGGTCTCCGGCCTGTTCGAAGCGCAGACGGGCTTGAGGCTCTCTTTTGCGCTGGGGTCGGCGGAGCTCGCCCATGTCGGGCTGATCCTGCTGCTCGGCTCGCTGGCTGCGCTCATTCCTGCAGCGCTGTCCTATCGCCGCTCGATCACCGCCGGTTTGCGGGGTTGA
- a CDS encoding class I SAM-dependent methyltransferase has translation MSAASDASFWDRSSRRYARSPISDQAGYERTLERTRLLLKPTDKVLELGCGTGTTALRLAGNAGSYLATDISAGMIAIAEEKHAASPVPALAFHTATAETLAAEAIRFEAALAFNYLHLVRDLAGTLRDIHTLLEPGGLFISKTPCLGDMNPLIRLALPLMRAIGKAPHVGVFRARELSELIAATGFDVLGTEHHASRGKDSRPFIVARKR, from the coding sequence ATGAGCGCGGCGAGCGATGCCAGCTTCTGGGACAGGTCATCGCGGCGCTATGCCAGGAGCCCGATCTCCGACCAGGCCGGATACGAGCGCACCCTGGAGCGGACCCGCCTCCTGCTGAAGCCCACGGACAAGGTGCTGGAACTGGGCTGCGGCACCGGAACCACGGCGCTGCGGCTTGCGGGCAACGCGGGCAGCTATCTCGCGACGGACATCTCCGCGGGGATGATCGCGATCGCCGAGGAAAAGCACGCCGCGAGCCCGGTCCCTGCGCTCGCCTTCCACACAGCGACGGCGGAGACGCTCGCCGCCGAGGCGATCCGGTTCGAGGCCGCCCTCGCCTTCAACTATCTCCACCTGGTCCGCGACCTCGCCGGCACGCTGCGCGACATCCACACCTTGCTCGAGCCAGGCGGCCTGTTCATCTCCAAGACGCCCTGCCTTGGTGACATGAACCCGCTGATCCGGCTCGCCCTGCCGCTGATGCGCGCGATCGGGAAAGCGCCCCATGTCGGCGTCTTCCGAGCGCGTGAATTGAGTGAGCTCATCGCCGCCACCGGCTTCGATGTCCTGGGTACGGAACATCATGCGAGCCGGGGCAAGGATTCTCGCCCCTTCATCGTCGCGCGGAAGCGGTAG
- a CDS encoding glutathione S-transferase has translation MLTFYHAPQSRSFSILWLLEELGQPYEMKIVDIRAQGGPPESYRAIQPHKKVPAIVHDGTTVTERAAICLYLTEQFPEAGLAPAIGDADRPTFLTSLVYTDAVLDPIIATSVHKYQYEARGFSFGSHADTVANLAKKLGEHPYAAGERFTAADTQLGAGIHFGMNIVGVLPRLPVFEAYMGRMIERPALQRTMQKDGTLEPGQVP, from the coding sequence ATGCTGACCTTCTATCACGCGCCGCAGTCGCGCTCCTTCTCGATCCTCTGGCTGCTCGAGGAGCTCGGCCAGCCCTATGAGATGAAGATCGTCGACATCCGCGCGCAGGGCGGTCCGCCGGAAAGCTATCGCGCCATCCAGCCGCACAAGAAGGTGCCGGCGATCGTGCATGACGGCACCACCGTCACCGAGCGCGCCGCGATTTGCCTCTATCTCACCGAGCAGTTCCCGGAAGCCGGGCTGGCGCCGGCGATCGGCGATGCCGACCGCCCGACCTTCCTGACCTCGCTGGTCTATACCGACGCCGTGCTCGACCCGATCATCGCGACCTCCGTCCACAAATATCAGTACGAGGCGCGCGGCTTCTCCTTCGGCTCGCATGCCGACACCGTCGCCAATCTCGCGAAGAAGCTCGGCGAGCACCCCTATGCCGCCGGCGAGCGCTTCACAGCCGCCGACACCCAGCTCGGCGCCGGCATCCATTTCGGCATGAACATCGTCGGCGTGCTGCCGCGCCTGCCGGTGTTCGAGGCCTATATGGGCCGGATGATCGAACGCCCTGCTTTGCAACGGACCATGCAGAAGGACGGCACGCTGGAGCCGGGCCAAGTCCCCTGA
- a CDS encoding DUF3422 domain-containing protein, translated as MDGTTENGAPPLAAHPSRGTILGEIHARPFAPLTTPQRLLHFAFMTDQAQAATDREALARFCAERGVAGPAEGAKHHRTRLGETSLRWEQHSEFTTYTWELSSPGSAPFLPATTILPHGMHALPQPGPHLASIDLHLLPERAAPELDTVFDAASLAASLVDGEAAIAATDFRAGADGFVRILVLDRALTPAKAGALAQRLLEVETYRVLALLGLPEAHRLAPSVRRTEEVLVRIAGTMMQTDGLAADNALLDEMTAIAATMESEAASSNYRFGASRAYDSIVGQRLEAIDEAPYGGWPTIAAFLSRRMAPAMRTCQMLQQRQLDLSRRLARAANLLRTRVDVALEQQNRDLLSAMNDRTRLQLRLQQTVEGLSVAAIGYYVVSLFGYLAKGAKDAGFLPVDVGIATALFVPVAILGVWLMVRRIRHGHSDG; from the coding sequence ATGGACGGGACCACCGAAAACGGCGCGCCGCCGCTGGCCGCACATCCGTCGCGCGGCACTATCCTCGGCGAGATCCACGCCCGCCCCTTCGCGCCGCTCACGACCCCGCAGCGGCTCCTGCACTTCGCCTTCATGACCGACCAGGCACAGGCCGCCACCGACCGCGAGGCACTTGCCCGCTTCTGCGCCGAGCGTGGCGTGGCCGGCCCGGCAGAGGGGGCCAAGCACCATCGCACCAGGCTCGGCGAGACCAGCCTGCGCTGGGAGCAGCACAGCGAGTTCACCACCTATACCTGGGAGTTGTCCTCCCCCGGCTCGGCGCCCTTCCTGCCGGCGACGACCATCCTGCCCCACGGCATGCACGCCCTGCCGCAACCGGGGCCGCATCTGGCGTCGATCGACCTGCATCTGCTGCCGGAACGGGCGGCACCGGAGCTCGACACGGTGTTCGATGCGGCCAGCCTCGCCGCATCGCTGGTCGATGGCGAAGCTGCGATCGCCGCGACCGATTTCCGCGCCGGCGCCGACGGCTTCGTGCGTATCCTCGTGCTCGACCGGGCATTGACCCCGGCCAAGGCCGGCGCACTGGCGCAGCGGCTGCTCGAAGTCGAGACCTATCGCGTGCTCGCCTTGCTCGGCCTGCCGGAAGCCCACCGCCTCGCCCCCTCCGTGCGCCGCACCGAGGAGGTGCTGGTCCGCATCGCCGGAACGATGATGCAAACCGACGGGCTCGCCGCCGACAATGCCCTGCTCGACGAGATGACCGCGATCGCCGCGACGATGGAATCGGAAGCCGCGTCCTCGAATTACCGTTTCGGCGCCAGCCGCGCCTATGACAGCATCGTCGGCCAGCGGCTTGAAGCGATCGACGAGGCACCCTATGGCGGCTGGCCGACCATCGCCGCCTTCCTGTCGCGGCGCATGGCCCCGGCGATGCGCACCTGCCAGATGCTGCAGCAGCGCCAGCTCGACCTGTCGCGCCGGCTCGCCCGCGCCGCCAACCTGCTGCGCACCCGCGTCGATGTCGCACTCGAACAGCAGAACCGCGACCTGCTCTCGGCGATGAACGACCGCACCCGGCTGCAATTGCGGCTGCAACAAACTGTCGAGGGGCTCTCGGTCGCGGCGATCGGCTACTATGTCGTCAGCCTGTTCGGCTATCTCGCCAAAGGCGCCAAGGATGCCGGCTTCCTGCCGGTCGATGTCGGCATCGCGACCGCGCTGTTCGTGCCTGTCGCGATCCTCGGCGTCTGGCTGATGGTCCGGCGCATCCGGCACGGCCATAGCGATGGCTGA
- a CDS encoding ABC transporter permease — MSVNLHAIKAIYRFEMARTWRTPLQSVLSPVISTSLYFVVFGAAIGSHMQAIDGVPYGAFIVPGLIMLSLLTQSIANASFAIYFPKFVGTIFELLSAPIAWWEAVFAYVAAAATKSVLLGLLILATAFLFVPLKIAHPVWMLLFLILTATTFSLFGFIIGVWADGFEKLQAIPLLVITPLTFLGGSFYSIDMLPPFWRAVTLVNPVVYLISGFRWSFNGTADVGIAVSLAMTLVFLGACIAVTAWIFKTGYRLKN, encoded by the coding sequence ATGAGCGTCAATCTCCACGCGATCAAGGCGATCTACCGCTTCGAGATGGCCCGCACCTGGCGCACGCCCTTGCAGAGCGTGCTCTCGCCGGTGATTTCGACCTCGCTCTACTTCGTCGTCTTCGGCGCGGCGATCGGCTCGCATATGCAGGCGATCGACGGCGTGCCCTATGGCGCCTTCATCGTGCCGGGCCTGATCATGCTCTCGCTCCTGACGCAGAGCATCGCCAACGCCTCCTTCGCGATCTATTTCCCGAAATTCGTCGGCACCATCTTCGAACTGCTCTCTGCGCCGATCGCCTGGTGGGAGGCTGTCTTCGCCTATGTCGCGGCGGCGGCGACGAAGTCGGTATTGCTCGGCCTGCTCATCCTCGCCACGGCCTTCCTCTTCGTGCCGCTGAAGATCGCCCATCCCGTCTGGATGCTGCTCTTCCTGATCCTGACGGCTACGACCTTCAGCCTGTTCGGCTTCATCATCGGCGTCTGGGCGGATGGCTTCGAGAAGCTGCAGGCGATCCCGCTGCTGGTGATCACGCCGCTGACCTTCCTCGGCGGCTCGTTCTACTCGATCGACATGCTGCCGCCGTTCTGGCGGGCGGTGACGCTGGTCAATCCGGTCGTCTACCTGATCAGCGGCTTCCGCTGGAGCTTCAACGGCACGGCCGATGTCGGGATCGCGGTCAGCCTCGCCATGACGCTGGTCTTCCTCGGCGCCTGCATCGCGGTGACCGCCTGGATCTTCAAGACCGGCTACCGGCTGAAGAACTGA
- a CDS encoding ABC transporter ATP-binding protein, whose amino-acid sequence MQPIIQISGLSKTYASGFQALKTVDLDIRRGEIFALLGPNGAGKTTLISIVCGIVRPSTGTVLADGHDIIRDYRAARSRIGLVPQELTTDAFETVWATVSFSRGLFGKPKNPAIVEQVLRDLSLWDKRDSKIMTLSGGMKRRVLIAKALAHEPQILFLDEPTAGVDVELRQDMWKLVRRLRDDGVTIILTTHYIEEAEEMADRVGVISKGEIILVEDKAELMRKLGQKQLTLHLQTRLDAVPEVLSGYGLTLQAEGEELVYTYDTKAERTGITALMKDLAEAGIRFSDLRTSQSSLEDIFVGLLRANA is encoded by the coding sequence ATGCAACCGATCATCCAGATATCCGGCCTGTCGAAGACCTATGCTTCGGGCTTCCAGGCGCTGAAAACCGTCGATCTCGACATCAGGCGCGGCGAGATCTTCGCCCTGCTCGGGCCGAACGGCGCCGGCAAGACGACGCTGATCAGCATCGTCTGCGGCATCGTCCGGCCGAGCACCGGCACGGTCCTCGCCGACGGCCACGACATCATCCGCGACTATCGCGCCGCGCGCAGCCGGATCGGCCTCGTGCCGCAGGAACTCACCACCGACGCCTTCGAGACGGTCTGGGCGACGGTCTCGTTCAGCCGCGGCCTGTTCGGCAAGCCGAAGAACCCGGCCATCGTCGAGCAGGTGCTGCGCGACCTCTCGCTCTGGGACAAGCGCGACAGCAAGATCATGACGCTGTCGGGCGGCATGAAGCGGCGCGTGCTGATCGCCAAGGCGCTGGCGCACGAGCCGCAGATCCTCTTCCTGGACGAGCCGACCGCGGGCGTCGATGTCGAGCTGCGCCAGGACATGTGGAAGCTGGTCCGCCGCCTGCGCGACGACGGCGTCACCATCATCCTGACCACGCATTACATCGAGGAGGCCGAGGAGATGGCCGACCGGGTCGGCGTGATCAGCAAGGGCGAGATCATCCTGGTCGAGGACAAGGCCGAGCTGATGCGCAAGCTCGGCCAGAAGCAGCTCACCTTGCATCTCCAGACCCGACTCGACGCGGTTCCCGAGGTGCTGTCCGGCTACGGCCTGACGCTGCAGGCCGAGGGCGAGGAACTCGTCTACACCTACGACACCAAGGCTGAGCGCACCGGCATCACCGCGCTGATGAAGGACCTGGCCGAGGCCGGCATCCGCTTCAGCGATCTGCGCACCAGCCAGTCCTCGCTCGAGGACATCTTCGTCGGCCTTTTGAGGGCGAACGCATGA
- a CDS encoding pentapeptide repeat-containing protein, giving the protein MASLFRLVPDARAELLQLNSWARPHQAGFAAAQRAARFGAAGPEASAFMAARREAILARLGEGAAAWNGWAGEMTRLRGRIGADGALLALWRLFADVELVDEIFEGDFNVAGIIFPAAARFAGSAFCGDAWFSEAHFHGPASFRDASFRADAFFDRAHFAGDADFGAATLHGTAEFRDMRCEGVACFVEAEFVGDAWFRGSRFDGVTQFRGVRHAGEAGFGDCRFAGAADFGEAEFAGNAGFEEARFGQMANFAAARFDRGAWFSNAAFDGRSNFERARFRGRRHFEGISLAAQVSPVAQQIAALEQFRFGRR; this is encoded by the coding sequence ATGGCCAGCCTGTTCCGGCTCGTGCCCGATGCACGCGCCGAACTCCTGCAGCTGAATTCCTGGGCGCGGCCGCATCAGGCCGGCTTTGCCGCTGCGCAGCGCGCGGCGCGCTTCGGCGCGGCCGGGCCGGAGGCTTCTGCCTTCATGGCGGCGCGGCGCGAGGCGATTTTGGCGCGGCTCGGCGAGGGCGCTGCGGCCTGGAATGGCTGGGCCGGTGAGATGACCCGCCTGCGCGGCCGAATCGGTGCCGATGGCGCGCTGCTGGCGCTCTGGCGCCTCTTCGCCGATGTCGAGCTGGTCGACGAAATCTTCGAGGGCGATTTCAATGTCGCCGGCATCATCTTTCCGGCGGCGGCGCGCTTCGCCGGTAGCGCCTTCTGCGGCGATGCCTGGTTCTCCGAGGCGCATTTCCATGGGCCGGCCAGCTTCCGCGATGCCAGCTTCCGCGCCGACGCCTTCTTCGACCGGGCGCATTTCGCCGGGGATGCCGATTTCGGCGCGGCGACCCTGCATGGTACGGCTGAGTTCCGCGACATGCGCTGCGAGGGCGTAGCGTGCTTCGTCGAGGCGGAATTCGTCGGCGATGCCTGGTTCCGGGGCTCGCGCTTCGATGGGGTGACGCAGTTCCGCGGCGTGCGCCATGCCGGCGAGGCGGGCTTCGGCGATTGCCGCTTCGCGGGCGCGGCCGATTTCGGCGAGGCTGAGTTCGCCGGCAATGCCGGCTTCGAGGAGGCGCGGTTCGGGCAGATGGCGAACTTCGCTGCGGCCCGTTTCGACCGCGGCGCCTGGTTCAGCAACGCCGCCTTCGACGGTCGCTCGAATTTCGAGCGGGCCCGCTTCCGCGGCCGCCGGCATTTCGAGGGGATCTCGCTGGCGGCGCAGGTCTCCCCGGTCGCGCAGCAGATCGCGGCGCTGGAGCAGTTCCGGTTCGGCCGACGCTGA
- a CDS encoding L,D-transpeptidase, which produces MLRAIVLIVTSLAFCAPAFAYSNALSRGVADFLNIFSEQPVPRQTVPWSGKQAPGTVVVSTSQRRLYYILGRGQAIRYGVGVGRQGFSWSGTKIVSRKREWPDWRPPAAMLKRRPDLPRHMEGGMENPLGARAIYLGSSLYRIHGSNEPDTIGAAVSSGCIRMTNRDVTDLYDRVRTGTKVIVQR; this is translated from the coding sequence ATGCTGCGCGCCATTGTTCTTATCGTCACCAGTCTCGCTTTCTGCGCACCCGCTTTCGCCTACTCGAACGCGCTCAGTCGCGGGGTCGCGGATTTCCTCAACATCTTCAGCGAACAGCCGGTGCCGCGCCAGACCGTGCCCTGGAGCGGCAAGCAGGCGCCCGGCACCGTCGTGGTCTCGACCAGCCAGAGGCGGCTCTACTATATCCTCGGGCGGGGGCAGGCGATCCGTTATGGCGTCGGCGTCGGCCGGCAGGGCTTCAGCTGGTCCGGCACCAAGATCGTCTCGCGCAAGCGCGAATGGCCGGATTGGCGCCCGCCCGCGGCGATGCTGAAGCGCCGGCCGGACCTGCCGCGCCATATGGAAGGCGGGATGGAGAATCCGCTCGGGGCGCGGGCGATCTATCTGGGCTCGAGCCTCTACCGAATCCATGGCTCGAACGAGCCCGACACGATCGGCGCTGCGGTCTCGTCCGGCTGCATCAGGATGACCAATCGCGACGTGACGGATCTCTATGATCGCGTCAGGACGGGGACCAAGGTCATCGTTCAACGCTAG
- a CDS encoding ATP-binding cassette domain-containing protein — MRSKTEEVVTRAKPLRFSDIQVDHRDGDGRPFRVLDIPEFVVPPGALIGLRGPSGSGKTSLLHLAAGFFQPDAGSIGWGDVVVSALPGAARDRWRRETVGFVFQDFHLVPELDVLANITLPASFSGWRQTGEQVSRATALAGRMGLTDLRRGAAVLSRGEQQRVAIARALFNAPALILADEPTASLDPAHAAEVGSLLVEVANESGATLLCASHDPALLTRMQQVASIGDGLFQLKAAA, encoded by the coding sequence TTGCGATCGAAGACGGAGGAGGTCGTAACCAGAGCCAAGCCCCTGCGATTCTCCGACATCCAGGTCGACCATCGCGATGGCGACGGACGGCCTTTCCGGGTGCTCGATATCCCCGAATTCGTGGTGCCGCCCGGTGCGCTGATCGGTCTGCGCGGTCCGTCCGGCTCCGGCAAGACCTCGCTGCTGCACCTCGCCGCCGGGTTCTTCCAGCCTGATGCCGGGAGCATCGGCTGGGGCGATGTCGTGGTATCCGCGCTGCCGGGGGCGGCGCGTGATCGCTGGCGGCGTGAGACGGTCGGCTTTGTCTTCCAGGATTTCCACCTCGTGCCTGAGCTCGATGTGCTCGCCAACATCACCTTGCCGGCGAGCTTTTCGGGCTGGCGGCAGACGGGCGAGCAGGTCTCGCGCGCGACTGCGCTCGCCGGGCGCATGGGCCTCACCGATCTGCGCCGGGGCGCCGCCGTGCTCTCGCGCGGCGAGCAGCAGCGCGTCGCGATCGCGCGGGCTTTGTTCAACGCACCGGCGCTGATCCTCGCCGACGAGCCGACGGCAAGCCTCGATCCGGCGCATGCGGCGGAGGTCGGATCCCTGCTGGTCGAGGTCGCCAACGAGAGCGGCGCAACGCTGCTCTGTGCCTCGCATGATCCGGCGTTACTGACACGGATGCAGCAGGTCGCCTCGATCGGTGACGGCCTGTTCCAGCTGAAGGCGGCAGCGTGA
- the rnk gene encoding nucleoside diphosphate kinase regulator, with protein sequence MNQKTHRKPKIIVGEIDHERLTGLATTALERIPEVAEELLAEMDRAKVVPPAKLPADVVRMGSFVTFDSDSAQHRRVQLVYPGEADIEQGRISVLTPIGAALIGLAAGQSIAWTARDGKKHVLTVTAVEQPAMAAA encoded by the coding sequence CTGAACCAGAAGACCCATCGCAAGCCGAAGATCATCGTCGGCGAGATCGATCATGAGCGCCTGACTGGCCTCGCGACCACCGCGCTCGAGCGTATCCCGGAGGTCGCCGAGGAATTGCTCGCCGAAATGGACCGCGCCAAGGTCGTCCCGCCGGCCAAGCTCCCGGCCGACGTCGTGCGCATGGGTTCCTTCGTCACCTTCGATTCGGACAGCGCCCAGCATCGCCGCGTCCAGCTCGTCTATCCCGGCGAGGCCGATATCGAGCAGGGCCGCATCTCGGTACTGACGCCGATCGGCGCGGCGCTGATCGGCCTTGCCGCCGGCCAGTCGATCGCCTGGACCGCTCGCGACGGCAAGAAGCATGTGCTGACGGTGACGGCGGTCGAGCAGCCCGCCATGGCGGCGGCCTGA